A window of the Desulfobacterales bacterium genome harbors these coding sequences:
- the istB gene encoding IS21-like element helper ATPase IstB — translation MNAAVKALLVSNLKSMKLATMGKHLEEKLRQAKELKLPYEEFLLNLTEIEVQVRKENGCQKRIKESNFPLLKPLETFNFEAAADLDARHIKELAGGSYIAQKRNIILLGKSGTGKTHLATALAMEACSQGHRTRFVSACGLANELIEARDEKVLGRVIKRYAGYSVLVLDELGYVPFSKEGSELLFQVLAERHEKRPVIITSNMGFGDWTQVFGDPNLTAALLDRITHKAHIISCNWESYRLKETLKKKK, via the coding sequence GGAAAAGCTGCGCCAGGCCAAAGAATTAAAATTACCATACGAAGAGTTCTTGTTGAATCTGACCGAGATCGAAGTTCAGGTACGAAAAGAAAACGGTTGCCAAAAAAGAATAAAAGAATCCAATTTTCCACTATTAAAGCCGCTGGAGACTTTTAATTTTGAAGCCGCGGCGGATCTGGATGCAAGGCATATAAAAGAACTTGCCGGCGGCAGCTATATCGCCCAAAAGCGTAACATCATTTTGTTAGGCAAAAGCGGCACCGGCAAAACGCATCTGGCCACGGCACTGGCGATGGAGGCCTGCTCACAGGGCCACAGGACACGATTTGTAAGCGCATGCGGCCTTGCCAATGAGTTGATTGAGGCCAGGGATGAAAAGGTATTAGGCCGGGTCATCAAGCGATATGCAGGCTACAGTGTGCTTGTCTTGGACGAATTAGGGTATGTTCCATTTTCAAAAGAAGGATCCGAGCTGCTATTCCAAGTGCTGGCCGAGCGCCACGAGAAAAGGCCCGTGATCATAACCTCAAATATGGGATTTGGCGACTGGACACAGGTATTTGGTGATCCAAATCTCACGGCGGCCCTGTTGGATCGCATCACGCATAAAGCCCATATCATCAGCTGCAACTGGGAAAGTTATCGATTGAAAGAGACCCTGAAAAAGAAAAAATAA